The following are encoded together in the Choloepus didactylus isolate mChoDid1 chromosome 7, mChoDid1.pri, whole genome shotgun sequence genome:
- the E2F3 gene encoding transcription factor E2F3 isoform X3, whose protein sequence is MPLQQQAKRRLELGESGHQYLSDGLKTPKGKGRAALRSPDSPKTPKSPSEKTRYDTSLGLLTKKFIQLLSQSPDGVLDLNKAAEVLKVQKRRIYDITNVLEGIHLIKKKSKNNVQWMGCSLSEDGGMLAQCQGLSKEVTELSQEEKKLDELIQSCTLDLKLLTEDSENQRLAYVTYQDIRKISGLKDQTVIVVKAPPETRLEVPDPVESLQIHLSSTQGPIEVYLCPEETETHSPMKTNNQDHNGNIPKPTSKDLASTNSGHSDCSISTASLSPLASPANLLQQTEDQIPPTLEGPFVNLLPPLLQEDYLLSLGEEEGISDLFDAYDLEKLPLVEDFMCS, encoded by the exons GCAAAGCGAAGGCTGGAGCTGGGAGAAAGTGGTCATCAGTACCTCTCAGATGGTTTAAAAACCCCCAAGGGCAAAGGAAGAGCTGCACTACGAAGTCCAGATAGTCCAAAAA ctCCAAAATCTCCCTCAGAAAAAACACGGTATGATACGTCACTTGGTCTGCTCACCAAGAAGTTCATTCAGCTACTGAGCCAATCCCCCGATGGGGTCTTGGATTTGAACAAGGCAGCCGAGGTGCTTAAAGTGCAAAAGAGAAGAATTTATGACATCACCAATGTGCTGGAAGGCATCCACCTCATTAAGAAGAAATCGAAAAACAACGTCCAATGGAT GGGCTGCAGTCTGTCTGAGGATGGGGGCATGCTGGCCCAGTGTCAAGGCCTGTCAAAAGAAGTGACCGAGCTCAGTCAAGAAGAGAAGAAATTAGATGAACTGATCCAAAGCTGCACCCTGGACCTCAAACTGCTAACCGAGGATTCAGAGAATCAAAG GTTAGCTTACGTTACATATCAAGATATTCGAAAAATTAGTGGCCTTAAAGACCAAACTGTTATAGTTGTGAAAGCCCCTCCAGAAACAAGACTTGAAGTGCCTGACCCAGTAGAG AGCCTGCAAATACATTTGTCAAGTACCCAAGGACCCATTGAGGTTTATTTGTGTCCAGAAGAGACTGAAACACACAGTCCcatgaaaacaaacaaccaaGACCACAATGGGAATATCCCTAAGCCCACTTCCAAAG ATTTGGCTTCAACAAACTCAGGACATAGTGATTGCTCCATTTCTACAGCAAGCCTTTCTCCTTTGGCCTCCCCAGCCAACCTTTTACAGCAGACTGAGGACCAAATTCCTCCCACCCTAGAAGGACCCTTTGTGAACTTATTGCCCCCCCTGCTCCAAGAAGACTATCTGCTAAGCCTTGGGGAGGAAGAGGGCATCAGTGATCTCTTTGATGCTTATGATTTGGAAAAGCTCCCACTGGTGGAAGACTTTATGTGTAGTTGA
- the E2F3 gene encoding transcription factor E2F3 isoform X2: MPLQQQAHYHQRNCSRYSTQLSRKSTTWAKRRLELGESGHQYLSDGLKTPKGKGRAALRSPDSPKTPKSPSEKTRYDTSLGLLTKKFIQLLSQSPDGVLDLNKAAEVLKVQKRRIYDITNVLEGIHLIKKKSKNNVQWMGCSLSEDGGMLAQCQGLSKEVTELSQEEKKLDELIQSCTLDLKLLTEDSENQRLAYVTYQDIRKISGLKDQTVIVVKAPPETRLEVPDPVESLQIHLSSTQGPIEVYLCPEETETHSPMKTNNQDHNGNIPKPTSKDLASTNSGHSDCSISTASLSPLASPANLLQQTEDQIPPTLEGPFVNLLPPLLQEDYLLSLGEEEGISDLFDAYDLEKLPLVEDFMCS; the protein is encoded by the exons GCAAAGCGAAGGCTGGAGCTGGGAGAAAGTGGTCATCAGTACCTCTCAGATGGTTTAAAAACCCCCAAGGGCAAAGGAAGAGCTGCACTACGAAGTCCAGATAGTCCAAAAA ctCCAAAATCTCCCTCAGAAAAAACACGGTATGATACGTCACTTGGTCTGCTCACCAAGAAGTTCATTCAGCTACTGAGCCAATCCCCCGATGGGGTCTTGGATTTGAACAAGGCAGCCGAGGTGCTTAAAGTGCAAAAGAGAAGAATTTATGACATCACCAATGTGCTGGAAGGCATCCACCTCATTAAGAAGAAATCGAAAAACAACGTCCAATGGAT GGGCTGCAGTCTGTCTGAGGATGGGGGCATGCTGGCCCAGTGTCAAGGCCTGTCAAAAGAAGTGACCGAGCTCAGTCAAGAAGAGAAGAAATTAGATGAACTGATCCAAAGCTGCACCCTGGACCTCAAACTGCTAACCGAGGATTCAGAGAATCAAAG GTTAGCTTACGTTACATATCAAGATATTCGAAAAATTAGTGGCCTTAAAGACCAAACTGTTATAGTTGTGAAAGCCCCTCCAGAAACAAGACTTGAAGTGCCTGACCCAGTAGAG AGCCTGCAAATACATTTGTCAAGTACCCAAGGACCCATTGAGGTTTATTTGTGTCCAGAAGAGACTGAAACACACAGTCCcatgaaaacaaacaaccaaGACCACAATGGGAATATCCCTAAGCCCACTTCCAAAG ATTTGGCTTCAACAAACTCAGGACATAGTGATTGCTCCATTTCTACAGCAAGCCTTTCTCCTTTGGCCTCCCCAGCCAACCTTTTACAGCAGACTGAGGACCAAATTCCTCCCACCCTAGAAGGACCCTTTGTGAACTTATTGCCCCCCCTGCTCCAAGAAGACTATCTGCTAAGCCTTGGGGAGGAAGAGGGCATCAGTGATCTCTTTGATGCTTATGATTTGGAAAAGCTCCCACTGGTGGAAGACTTTATGTGTAGTTGA